AATCACTGGATGGATTAGTGAATGATTAGTCAATAGCAAATCGTTGTAATTCATTTTATCTTCTTCTGTGCATGATTCTCTGTCAATTACTACTAAGAGATCATCAATTAAAAGATTCTTCTGCAGTGTTGCATCTTTAGAACACTAGAGCAGCTCCAGTTCTGGCATTAtagatcaaataattttttttatttcgtaACATACATAAGGAATTGTAGAATCAGCTGTAACTCTGTAACTACTCACTAATGTTGTTACATCATCACTATCAGAAATCAAGTTCACATGGATAGGATAAATTGAATTTAATTGAATAAGGTAAATATTATCAGCCATGAGCCCATATTGTGGGAGTAAATCGGCTAATAATTAAACGGATTGAGAACATTAGGATTGTATACTTGAATCTGCCATCCATTTGGATCATTAATATCAGTCGCATATCCATATCCGCAGGCTTGACAATATTTATCAGGTGGCAAGAAGACGACGTTCCTCTCTGAAGCCATGCACAACGAATTAATAGAAGCTTCTAGAAGAGCCTCCCAACCAGAATTTtgatcataatcatcatcaaaTTGAATCAATGGCTCCATCTCTTcaaatttcttgatttttgtCATGGTACAATTATCTTTGGCATTTCCGCAATCTTTGCTACCAAGAAACTCAAGCCTCATAATCTTTTCATCGCGATTTGAGCTTGATGGAGACTCCAATGTTGATGTAATAGAAGATTCAGATGTAGAAGACGACGACTGATCAGTTATCTGCCACATTCCATTCAGGAAAGTTTCAAGAGCTTTTATCTGAATTTGAGGAATCTTATCAACCAAAGGGAACTCGTATGACCCGCAAAGCAACAGAGTCTTGCACCAATCAAAGAATTCACAAAGTTGATTTGCTTGAATTGCTGCTTTTTTGTAGATACTAAAAGCAGTTATACTATTTCTGTAATGAACCTGAGTGAGATGTTCTAAAACTACGACGATCTTTCTTCTAAAAATTGAGTAACATATGAAGCTGTCGCGAATTATGTACTTCATGGCCGATTGGACCACAAAGTTCCTTGGAGCTATCCCGGATGGCTTGCATTCCATGACTCTATCAATTAGGCTCTGAACTTGTAACAACATTTCAAGCAATTCGTCGAACACTTCCATTTTATCACCTTCACTTACTAAACACATCTCTTCGCGGTCAACAAATTGTAATTCTACACCAACATATGAACATTCAAGCGCTTCATCAAGTAGGCAAGCGTATGATCTAATGAAAAGCGTGTAATCCTCAGAGGCTGATGAGGAGAAGTCTCGGAAATGACACGGATTAAGTGACAAATAGCCATTGGATCGGATCCAGAGGAGATGGTCCCGAAAGTCATTATCATCAGGCAATGATCGAAGCAAACGGTGAAGAAGAACAAGGCATTTCAATGCAACTCTCCAGCATTGCGTCCTCCCAAATCTTCTAGCAAAGCTAATTGCAAAATCGTGATACGAAGAAGGAGAAATAGAGAAGATTTTGAGGAGCTGATGAACATATTTATCATGCAGTGGAAAGTCATCAGGAGATGTGGCCTTGACAACTATCAAGTCAAGGTCACAGAACCCTCCAGCAGTGGCAACTTTCGCGTACCTGACGAGGGTGTGCTCTCTTACGGAGGTGAAGACTTGTCTGATTCGCCTCTGCATGTTGGGAAACAGAGGAGATATTAGACGAGGGTGTACTTGACTTGTTTATGTTTCGCAAGTTCAGAAGAGGACAGGCTATAAGAGGTGTTTGCACAAGGTTGTGATTTGTGAAGCATAGGTAAGCACGAGGCGGCGAGTTATTGTTTTTGTAAAAATTGGACACATTGGTGTAAGATTGGCATTTCGATGTTAGATATGAAAGACAGCTATaagaaacttttattttttgcaaTGTAATTAGCGAAAGATCCAATCCGAGCATCGGAATGTATGTTCTACTAACACCGTACAGGAAGAATGATTTTACAAGCTACTTGTTGAACCAGAAATTTTCGTGTACTTGAGAAGCATATTGGAACAAGGTATATTAGGCTCTTGCAGTGCAATTTCATAATCTAAGTCATCAACAGTGTATATTTTGTTATGTAGTGTTTGCTGTGATGTGCATCTAGTCATTGttttggacttataagctagTTGCCGAATTGTCGATTCCCTTTCAAGTAATACTGGGATTTGTTTAAAGGCTTGAGTTGCTGACATGCATTTAGCTTTAGGTTCTGAAGGTTTGGAAATTGCTGAGTGCAGGCACTCCACtgaacaattttaatgaaattaaatgCCAAATGTGTGAGCCAATGGAACCCAGATCATTTGTTTCCGACTTTTCTACGCAGAATGCGTCATAGAGCCTTAAGCtgaaatatatttgtttgtgtaataagtcagaagtcggcttaaCGTCAGAAATAAGTCAAAAGCAgacttaaagccagaagttagtttgaggtatttttttcagtgacttattttttttatacaattaCCCCTAAGCCATAAGTTACccataaatcaattttatttttattttatatttttgtaaccttcaagtcattaataagtcaaaattactcaaacagatattttaaactCCCAACTTATCACATAAGtgacgttaagtcataagtcataagaTAAACCAAACGGGCTCATTGTAGAACTTCAAGGTTGTGTAAATTTCCATTCATATGCATTCGAGTCCGTTTTAAGAAAGTAGACACTGGTGTAAGCTTCTATAGTGTTAGAGATGATATGTTAGCATCAATATTTGTGTCTGTAAAttgtgtgtatatttttttaaggaCGTAGTAGAAGTGTACAGGATAGCTTACCATGAATCCATGATCCTGAGGATCGTTTGCGTGGTGCAATCATGGTGTGTGATATAGGAATtggttttcaatttttatacaaaGATAAGAGCTAGACGAATTTGACCCCAAAGACAAAAAAACAACTATGATGATTCAGCCATGCATGGGATAATATTTTACCAAATGGCCTCAAGCATCTATTGATTTTGTGCCCGATGTTTCTCTACATCTTTTCCTCTTTGGTGACATCCAGTATACGCTGATTGTTCACACACACCATACCTCGAAGGACCTCTCTGTTCCGCTAAAGAGAAACTTCATAAGAATTAACATATGATAGCTTGTTTCTCTGAAATCTAGGTATCAATACAAGCTTGTTTCTGTCCTCCAAAATGTTGAAGAACTTGAATCTTGGCGAATTACAACATCTAGAAAATTTTTGTTTGTTCAAAACGATATGAAGTCGGAGATTCCCTTTGATAACAGGTTATCATACGGGGAGTTGTCCAGTCAAGTATGTTTCCTGCAACACTAAAGAAGCTTACACTAGTATGTACTTTTTTAAAATGGGATAAAATGCAAAAAATTGGAATGCCACCAGCCCTGGAGATTCTCAATTTACAGTGTGAAGCATTCCACGGTGAACGATGGAAACTAATGATGGTGGGTTCTGTGGCCTCAAACATTTGGCATTCAAGTTCATGAGAATTGTCCAATGGAGTGCCAGTAATGAGGAATTTCCGATGCTTGAGCACTTAAAGTTGGGTGAATGTCTGCAACTCGAGGAAATTCCATTGGTATAGGAGATATACACACTTTGCATCATGCTATTGCGCAGTCTGCACAGAGAATTAAAGAAGATCAAGTGAAGAAAGTTACTGATTGTTTGAAGGTATCAATTTTTCAAGCATGATGTATTCTGATTCTAGATATGCAAACTTCAGTTTGATTAGAAAAAGTACTTCTCTTGACATTTTATAAACTGCTCCTGTAATCTGGCTTGCTTGTACAATTTTATTGCTGTAGAACTCTTTACTAGTGCTGATTGCTTATCCCACTTTTGAAGCCAAGAGACCACAGCAAATTAGAGAAAACAAAGCATGACTATTCTGAAATGGGGTATAAATAAGAACCCGAAAATCAAATCTAAGCCATTTTAAACATAACAATGAGAGGATCACCATCACTTAAGCCAAGCCATTTCTTCCCATTTTCGTCGAACACGCCTACATTCCCACAAACAACCTTACAGAAGCTACAAACACTAGGACAGAAAACTATTTTGTACCCATCACCATTCTCATTCTTTTCAAACTTAAACCAATTACTCACTGTATTCACCCCTGGGTGCCCCGTTAGCCCCCCACTCTTAACATACCTCCGTCCAGTAATCTCATCGACGCTTCCAACTTTCCACCCAGTGGATTGCACACAGATTGTAGCAGCATGAAACACAATATTCAAATCACTAGACAAGCTCACATTAGCATCCGCTTTATAGTTCACTGGTAAAAATCTTACTGGCAGGCCATTAGATTGTTCATGACTCTCTTGCATCACATAAAAAGGGCATCTCCTGTCTCTCGACGCAAGGCCAAGGCCACCACCACCATTTCCCCCACCCGGGGCAGCAGGCAATATATAGTACTTGGCAGCAACTTGTAGTTCTTGACCATCTACATCTAGCACTGCCTGGAAGTCTCCAGGTCCCAAGCAATGCCCGAGGAGCATAGCGTTACACGAGACGATTATAATACACAGAAATGCAGCAGATTTGGTGCACATACTTGAACACTTAGATACTGAACAAAATGTCAAAAACTAAGCAGGAGAACACAGACTATAAATTGGACACAGAACAGAACATTAACTGTATAAGTGATGAGTTTGTGGCTAAATCTAGTGGATTTGATGTCCATTTATGAAGATTTTTGATGTGGTCCAAATGCATGATCATGTATTATTATCAAATGGAGACAAAAATGAAAGTTCACGAGAGGGAGGGGAGAAAAGTAAGATTCCTTTTTTTTtcgacaatgcaggcttatatgtcTTACAAATGGTATATGTTCTAATaatgttctaataattctcggggtgaggCAGAGTCGAATCCGGGTGTccggataaacccaccactggcCTATCCAATCGTTAGTGTTGTGTAATAGATGCCAAGTCATTTCTTGGTTGGCGTAGCTTATGAGATGGACTTCATGAATGTAGGCAGTTGGTATTCAAAACAGGACATGTGACACAACCTAACCAAAATCAATGCCTGTAGAACAagggtctctctctctcaagtCTGACCCACAAGaaaaattattagaaaaatGGAGATGCAGGGGATCGAACCCTGTACCTCTCGCATGCAAAGCGAGCGCTCTACCATTTGAGCTACATCCCCTTCAATTATAATCAAGTTACCCAACTTCCACAATATTGTTGTTCTAAACCGGCCCTTCATGTTTGTTTACAGAGCATCTTTAATGCATTTCCCATGCAAGTGTTGCTGCTTTATATTTACTTTGGGCTCTTTATGCATCATGCATTCACCCTGTTTACTAAAATTTTATGTCTGCAGATTTATAATAAATCATGTATTCTTGTTCCATACTATTTCACTCGTTTTCTTTACGGGATGTCGAAGGTACAATGACAAAAACAAAGAGGTGTTATAGTTTATATATGTGTTAAAAAATCGTAATTATTTTTACTATATGGATTT
This genomic window from Daucus carota subsp. sativus chromosome 7, DH1 v3.0, whole genome shotgun sequence contains:
- the LOC108195102 gene encoding alpha-amylase/subtilisin inhibitor, whose amino-acid sequence is MLLGHCLGPGDFQAVLDVDGQELQVAAKYYILPAAPGGGNGGGGLGLASRDRRCPFYVMQESHEQSNGLPVRFLPVNYKADANVSLSSDLNIVFHAATICVQSTGWKVGSVDEITGRRRVRRKWEEMAWLK
- the LOC108194426 gene encoding probable clathrin assembly protein At4g32285: MQRRIRQVFTSVREHTLVRYAKVATAGGFCDLDLIVVKATSPDDFPLHDKYVHQLLKIFSISPSSYHDFAISFARRFGRTQCWRVALKCLVLLHRLLRSLPDDNDFRDHLLWIRSNGYLSLNPCHFRDFSSSASEDYTLFIRSYACLLDEALECSYVGVELQFVDREEMCLVSEGDKMEVFDELLEMLLQVQSLIDRVMECKPSGIAPRNFVVQSAMKYIIRDSFICYSIFRRKIVVVLEHLTQVHYRNSITAFSIYKKAAIQANQLCEFFDWCKTLLLCGSYEFPLVDKIPQIQIKALETFLNGMWQITDQSSSSTSESSITSTLESPSSSNRDEKIMRLEFLGSKDCGNAKDNCTMTKIKKFEEMEPLIQFDDDYDQNSGWEALLEASINSLCMASERNVVFLPPDKYCQACGYGYATDINDPNGWQIQVYNPNVLNPFNY